A window of Variovorax paradoxus genomic DNA:
ATGCTGGAGGCTGTGCGACAAGTGTTTCCGCCCCCGGCAGCCAAGTCGCAATGAGCTCGAACCTGACGTGAAAAAACGATACGCGTGATCCTTTACGAGTACCCCTTCAACGAGCGCATCCGCACCTACCTGCGGCTGGAGCACCTGTTTCGCCGCCTGGGCGAGCTGGTACCCGCTGAATCGCCGCTGTCCCACCATTACGCCCTGATCACGATCTTCGAGATCATGGACGTCGCCGCGCGGGCCGACCTCAAGGCCGACGTACTGCGCGACCTCGACAAGCACAAGACCGTCTTCAACAGTTATCGCGGCAACCCGGCCATCGCCGAAGCGGTGCTCGACCAGGTCGTCAGCCAGCTCGAGCGCAACTTCACCACCCTCAACGGCGTGGCCGGCAAGGCCGGGCAGGCGCTGACGGAAAACGAGTGGCTCATGAGCATCCGCAGCCGAGCCGGCATTCCGGGCGGCACCTGCGAATTCGACCTGCCCGCCTACTACGCCTGGCAGCACCGCCCCCCGGCCAGCCGCCGGGCCGACCTCGAACGCTGGTCGAACACGCTCTCGCCGCTGGCCTCGTCGATTTACCTGCTGCTCAAGCTGCTGCGCGACGCCGACGTGCCCTACAAGGTGATCGCCACCAACGGCCAGTTCCAGCAGAACCTGCCCCAGGGCCGCAGCTTCCAGCTGCTGCGCCTGCGCATCGACCCCAAGCTGGGCCTCATTCCTGAAATCAGCGGCAATCGCCTCATGGTCTCGGTGCGTCTCATGCGCCACGACAAGGACGACCGCCTGCACCAAAGCTCGGACGACGCGCCTTTCGAGCTGACCCTCTGCGCATGACCGCGGTGAACGACAAAGGCGAGCGGATCGTCCGCTGCCCCACGTGCGGCGGCGACAGCATCTACGCACCGAGCAACGCCTATCGCCCGTTCTGCAGCGCACGCTGCAAGGGCATCGACCTGGGCGCCTGGGCCAGCGAGGAATTCCGGATGCCGGCCGAAGCGCCGCCGGACGACGAGCCCTTCGGCGATCCCAAGATCCAATAAATACGAGCGGGCTATTTCCCGTTCGCGTCTTCGTCCAAGAGTGCCGGATCGATGTACGTCGCAAAGTTGCGTGTGTATCTGGGCCGCAGGTGGCCAATGTCCTTGTAGGCCGGCGAATCATCGTCCGGCATGCTGCGGATGCAGGCGCCGGAAGCGCAAAGGCTGTCAAAGGGCTCGATGACCTGCGCTCCGTTCGCCAATGCCACCTGCTTCAACCGCGCATTGAGCTCCGCCTGATCCTGCGGCACCGGGGCCGTGAGGCGCCCGGACGACGCCGTCATCGTTCCCAGGCGGTCGCCCTGGATCTGCTTCAGCGGATCGAAATCCAGGCCCACCGGGTTGCCCAGCACGAGATACACCTTCTTGCGCGCCGAGACCCGTTTCAACACCTCGCCTAGCGACTTCAACGAAAGATCGACACCATCCCCGCTCACGAACGGATGCGCGGCTTTCCTGTCGTCCAGAAAGTAGTTCACGAGGAGGCCGGTGCCCGTGAAGTAGCAACTCCAGCAGGCGCCCAGCACGACCGTGTCGATCTGCGGTTGCAGTGCCAGCTCGAGCACCGCGGCGCGGCGCTCGCCGCAGTCGCCGCCGGCATCGAGCCGGGAGAACAATCCCGGTACTGGCGGGCAGGAGCCTTTGGTCGCGAAGTACACGGTGCGCGCCTTGGCTGGCTCGGTGCGTACCAGTTCCAGAGCACGCGGCGCATATTGCTCGACATGGCTGTCCCCGATCAGGAGCACGTTGTGCTTTCCCTGGCCGGTGCGGTAAACGAATTGTCCGCCCAGCGTGTCCTCCTGAAAGCCGTCGTAGTAGTTGTCTTCTTGCGTCGCATCCGCCACGGCCTGCAACGCCTGGCTGGCGTTGCGGGGGGAAGGCATTCCCAGGAACACCAGCACGCCGGCCAGTGCTAGCGCGGCCCCGCCGCCCGCCAGGCCGCGCAGCAGCCCCGTCGACAGGTGAAGCTTGACGAAGCGCTCGACGAATCGATAGGTTCCCCATGCCAGCACGATGGCCGCAACGACGAGCGCCACGCGCAATTCGAGCGAGGGCTCTCCTCCTTCAATGATGCGCGCGTACGACAACAGCGGCCAATGCCACAGATAGAGCGGATAGCTGATCAGCCCGATCCACACCATCAGGCGATTCGACAGCAGATATCGGTTGAGCACGCCACTCGGTCCCGCGGCGATGCAGCTCGCCGCACCCAATACCGGCAACAGCGCCCACCACCCTGGAAATGCCTTCGTGCTGCGCGTCATCACGAGCCCCAGCACGATCAACCCGACGCCGACGATCGATTGCACATGCCTCACCCACGGCCGCGAGTCCGCCGAGCCGTTCGCAGCCTGGAGTCGCATCGCCGCGAGCAAGCCGCCAGCCATCAATTCCCAGGCACGCGACAGCGGCGAATAAAAGGCGGCCGCGCGATGCGGCTGCACCGTCAGCACATTGATCAGGAAAGAGATCGCGGCCACCGCCAGGGTCACGCGCAGGATGGGCCAGCGCTTGCGCCAGGCCAGCCCCAACAGCAGCGGCCAGAAAATGTAGAACTGTTCCTCGATACCCAGCGACCACAGGTGAAGAAGCGGCTTTGTCTCCGCAGTGGCGTCGAAATAGCCAGACTCGCCCAGGAACACCAGGTTGGCGAAGAAGGCGGCACCACCCGTGATCTGCTTGCCGAGTTGCGAAAACTCCCCCGGCAACAGCACGTACCAGCCGAAAGCCAGCGTAGCCAGCAAGACAAGAAGCAGTGCCGGGAAAATGCGCCTGATGCGCCTCGCGTAGAAGTCCCGGTAACTGAAATCGCCGGCCGCCAGGCTCTGCAGGAGGATGGTCGTGATCAGGAAGCCCGAGATCACGAAGAAGATGTCGACCCCGATGAACCCCCCGGGCAACAGGCTCGGGAACGCGTGATAGACCAGCACCGAGCCCACCGCGATGGCGCGCAGGCCGTCAATGTCCGGGCGGTACTTGGGGTGCATCGTGCAATCGGTCCTTGGCTACCTGACGGGCTGGGCAACGTCGCTCTTGCGCAGCACTCGATCGATGTAGGTGGCGTGGTCTCGCGTGAACTCCAGGCGAAGATGGTCCCCGTCCTTGTACGAAGGATCGCCATCCGGCATGGTTCTCTGGCACTCATTGTCCTTGCACAGGGTGGCCACGGCATTGATGGGCTCCGCACCGCTTGCGGCCGCAATCTCCAGCAGCCGGTCGTTGAGCTGCTTCTGATTGGCAGGAAGCGGTGCCGTAGGCGTTGTCGGCGCGGCGGTGATGTGCCTCAGTCTGTTGCCCTGAATCAATCGCCTCGGCGTGAAATGCTCGCCTCCCGGATTGTCCAGCAGCAGGTACACCTTCTTTTTCTGCGACAGGTCGTGCAGGAGCGCTTCCAGCGAAGCGAGCGATCGGGCGATGCCGTCTCCGCTCTGGAAGGGATGCACCACACCATCGGGGCCGCGGAAGTAATAGTCCAGCGCCCCCGAGTCGAGAAAGTAGCAATTCCAGCAGCCGCCGATCACGACCGTCTTGACCTGGGGATCGTAGGCGAAGGCCAGGGTCTTATTGCGCCGCTCAGGGCAATCGACATTCTTGTCCGCGAAGACACCAGGCACCGGCGGGCATGAACCCAGAGTCGCGAAGTAAGCGGTGCGCGTGTCCTCGGGGAAAGCTTGTGTCACGGCCAGCGCCCGTGGCGCGTACTGTTGCACATGGCTGTCTCCCACGAAGAATGTATCGGCCACGCCCGTTCCAGCCTTGTAGACCCGCTGGTCACCGACCATGTCGCGCGTGAGGCCGCCGTAGTAGTCGGCGTCCACCGCAGCATTGGCCACGGCCTGAAGCTGTGCATTGTTGTTGCGCGGAGAAGGAACACCGAACGACACCACTGCGCCCGCTAGCGCCAATACCAGCATCGAGACCACCAGTCCACGCAAGACCCCCGTGGTCTGCCGGCGCCTGACGAAGCGCTCGACGAATCGGTAGGTCGCCCAGGCCAGCACTACGCTGGCAATCACGGCCGCGATCCTGGCGGTCACCGAATGATGCAGCGGATCATTTTCGACAAGGCGGACATACACCAGCAGCGGCCAGTGCCAAAGGTACAGCGGATAGCTGATGAGCCCGATCCATACCATCACGCGGTTGGAAAGCAGGTACCTGTTCAGCACACCTGTCGGCCCGGCGGCGATGCAACTCATCGCACCCAGCGTAGGCAACAGCGCCCACCAGCCCGGGAACGCCTTGATGGCGCGGATCATCACCAGCCCCAGAACGATCAGTCCGATGCCGAGCACGGATTGCAAGTGGCTGCGCCATGGGCTGGGGTTCGGCGGCCGCAGCCGCATGCAAGCCAGAATGCCCCCGACCATCAGTTCCCAGAACCGCGAAGCCGGCGAATAGAACGATGCTGTCGGAAAAGGATGCACCGTCGCGACATTGACCAGCAACGAGATTGCCGCAATTCCCAATATCACGCGCACGATCGGCCATTGCCTGCGCCAGGCAAGACCCAGCAGCAACGGCCAGAAAATATAGAACTGCTCCTCGATGCCCAGCGACCAGAGGTGCAGCAGCGGCTTGGTCTCCGCCGCCGTGTCGAAGTAGCCCGCTTCGCCCCAGAAAACCAGGTTGGCAACGAAGCCAGCCCCGCCCACCGTCTGCGTGCCGAGTTCGGCGAACTCATCGGACAACAGCAGGTACCACCCGGCACACAGCGTAACGAGCAGCACGATGGCCAGCGCGGGGAATATGCGCCGTACCCGGCGGGCGTAGAAGTCCTTGAAGCTGAAGTCGCCCGCTGCCAGGCTCTGCAGGATGATGGTCGTGATCAGGAAGCCCGAGATCACGAAGAAGATGTCAACGCCGATGAATCCCCCGGGCAGCAGGCTCGGGAACGCGTGATAGAGCACCACGGACGCTACCGCGACGGCGCGTAAGCCGTCGATGTCGGGGCGGTACTTGGGGTGCATCAATCAGTCGAGGGGTCCATTGAACATCCGGGAGCCGGGCCTCTTCTTCCAGATCCGAAAGAAGGGCTCGTGCGCCCGGCATGGGTCTAGGCCGCGTCTTGCTGCGCGAACGGCAGCCCACGCTCCTCGGACAGCCACTGCAGCACGGGCAGCGCGCCCGGCAACACCGGCGTCACCTCCAACGGCAGCTGCTGCCAGGCCATCTGCTGGCCTTCGCGCATCTCGAATTCGCCGCTCCAGGCGGTGACCTTGCACCAGTGCAGGCGCACCAGCGCGTGCGGATAGTCGTGTTCGGTGATCTTCCAGACCTCGGCGCCGTCGATGGTGATGCCGAGTTCTTCCTGCAGCTCGCGCCGCAGCGCCTGCTCGACCGTTTCGCCCGCCTCGATCTTGCCGCCGGGAAACTCCCAGTAGCCCGCGTAGGCCTTGCCTTCGGGCCGGGTGGAAAGCAGCAGCGCGTCGTCCGACAGGCGGATCAGCACGCCGACGGCGACTTCCGTGTGCTTGCGCGGCTCGCTCACGCGTTGCTCCGCCCTGCGTAGTCCCGCGCGAACTGGTAGGCCACGCGGCCGCTGCGCGAACCGCGCTCCAGCGCCCAGACCAGCGCCTCGGGCCGCGCCGCGGCAATGGCGGCTTCGTCCGCGCCGAACGACGAGAGCCACTGCCCCACGATCGTCAGGTACTCGTTCTGGCTGAAGGGATAGAAGCTCACCCAGAGGCCGAAGCGCTCCGACAGCGAGATCTTTTCCTCGATCACCTCGCCGGGATGGACTTCGCCGTCCTCGGTGTGGGTGTACGAGAGGTTGTCCTTCATGTACTCGGGCAGCAGGTGGCGCCGGTTGCTGGTCGCGTAGATCAGCACATTGGGCGTCGACGCCGCGATCGAGCCGTCGAGGATCGACTTCAGCGCCTTGTAGCCCGGCTCGCCCTCGTCGAAGCTCAGGTCGTCGCTGAACACGATGAATTTCTCGGGCCGCTGCGAGACCACCTCGACGATGTCGGGCAGGTCGGTGAGCTCGGCCTTGTCGACCTCGATCAGGCGCAGCCCCTGCGGCGCGTAGGTCTGCAGGCAGGCGCGGATGAGCGACGACTTGCCGGTGCCCCGCGCGCCCGTCAGCAGCACGTTGTTGGCAGGCTTGCCTTCGACGAACTGCTGCGTGTTGCGCGCGATCTTTTCCTTCTGGACGTCGATTTCCTTGAGCGAATCGAGCGACATCGCGGCCACGTGCTTTACCGGCTCGAGCACGCCGTGGCCCGAGCTGCGGCGGCGGTAGCGCCAGGCGATGGAAGCGTTCCAGTCGGTCGGCTCCGCCAGCGGCTGCGGCAGGATCGATTCGATGCGGTTGATCAGCTGTTCGGCGCGTTCGATCAGCTTCTGGAACTGCTCGTTCATGACCGGTAGTCGGCGTTGATGGTCACGTATTCGTGGCTGAAGTCGCAGGTCCACACGGTTTCGCTGGCGTCGCCGCGGCCCAGGCCGATGCGCACCGTGATCTCGCTCTGCTTCATCACGCGCTGGCCGTCTTCTTCGCGGTAGGCCGGATTGCGCCCGCCCTTGACCGCCACGTGCACGTCGTCGAGGAACAGGTCGATGCCGGTCTGGTCGAGGTCGTCGATGCCCGCGTAGCCCACGGCCGCCAGGATGCGGCCCAGGTTCGGGTCGCTGGCATAGAAGGCCGTCTTGACCAGCGGCGAATGCGCCACGGCATAGGCCACCTGCTTGCACTCCGCGGCGTTGCGGCCGCCTTCGACCTGCACGGTGATGAACTTGGTCGCGCCCTCGCCGTCGCGCACGATCGCCTGTGCCAGCTGGCGCGCCACGTTCTGCATGGCGGACACCAGCGCCTTGCCGTCGGCCGAATCGAGCGAGGTGATGGTGGCGTTGGTCGCCTTCTGCGTCGCGATGACCACGAACGAGTCGTTGGTCGAGGTGTCGCCGTCGATGGTCACACGGTTGAACGAGGCGTCGGCCAGCAGCCTGGCCAGCGGCTGGACCAGCGACGGGTCGATCTTCGCGTCGGTCGCCATGAAGCCGAGCATGGTCGCCATGTTCGGGCGAATCATGCCGGCGCCCTTGCTGATGCCGGTGATGCTGACGGTCGCGCCGCCGACCTGCGCCTGCTGGCTGAAGGCCTTCGGGATCGTGTCGGTGGTCATGATGCCTTCGGCCGCGCGCGCCCAGTGGTTGGCGTCGGCATCGGCCAGCGCGGCCGGCAGGCCGGCTTCGATGCGGTCGACCGGCAGCGGCTCCATGATCACGCCGGTCGAGAACGGCAGGATCTGCTCGGGCGAGATTTCCAGCTTGCGCGCGAGCGCGATGCAGGTGGAGCGCGTGCGCATCAGCCCGTCTTCGCCCGTGCCGGCGTTCGCGTTGCCGGTGTTGATCACCATCGCGCGGATGCCGTGGTTCGCGGCCAGGTGCTCGCGGCAGACCTGCACCGGCGCGGCGCAGAAACGGTTCTGGGTGAACACGCCGCCGACCGCGGCGCCTTCGTCGATCAGCACGACGGTCAGGTCCTTGCGATTGGCCTTGCGCACGCCCGCTTCGGCCACGCCGATGCGGACACCAGGCACCGCGAACAGCGCGGCGGGATCGGGAGCAGACAGGTTCACGGGCATGGGATGTCTCTTCTTAGGTTCCGGATCTGGTCAGGTCAGCTTGCCGTGGCATTGCTTGTACTTCTTGCCGCTGCCGCAGGGGCACGGGTCGTTGCGGCCGACGCGGGCGAAGGCCAGGGCTTCGGCGCTCAGGGCGCCGGCACCCGCGGCCGCCGCGCGGCGCTGGCTTTCCTCGTCGACGCGCACCTCGACCTCGCCGGTTTCCGTCGGCGCGGTGTAGGTGATGTTGGTGACGTTCTCGCCGCGGCTCTCGAGCGCTTCTGCGGCTTCCTCGAGCTGTTCGCCCGATTGCACGCGCACCGTCATCAGCTGGCGCGTGACTTCGTTCTTGACCGAGTCGAGCAGTTGGCCGAAGAGCTCGAAGGCTTCGCGCTTGTATTCCTGCTTGGGCTGTTTCTGCGCATAGCCGCGCAGGTGGATGCCCTGGCGCAGGTAGTCGAGCGAGGCCAGGTGTTCGCGCCAGTGGGTGTCGATGCTCTGCAGCAGCACCATGCGTTCGAACTGGGTGAAATTCTCCTGGCCGATCAGCGCCACCTTCGCGTCGAAGGTTTCGTTGGCGTGCTGCAGCACCTTCTCGACGATGTCCTCGTCGGCAATGGCTTCCGCGGCCTCGACATCCTTCTTGAGCGGCATGTCGATGCCCCACTCGGTGAAGAGCGTGTTCTCCAGCGCGGCCAGGTCCCACTGCTCCTCGACCGATTCGCTGGGCACGTACTGGCGCACGAGGTCGGTGAAGCAGCCTTCGCGCAGGCCGGCGATCTGCGCCGTGAGGTCGCCCGCGTCGAGGATGTCGTTGCGCTGCTGGTAGATCACCTTGCGCTGGTCGTTCGACACGTCGTCGTACTCGAGCAGCTGCTTGCGGATGTCGAAGTTGCGCGCCTCGACCTTGCGCTGCGCGCTCTCGATGCTGCGCGTGACGATGCCGGCCTCAATGGCTTCGCCGTCGGGCATCTTCAGGCGGTCCATGATCGCCTTGACGCGGTCGCCCGCGAAGATGCGCATCAGCGGATCGTCCAGGCTCAGGTAGAAGCGCGACGAACCCGGGTCGCCCTGGCGGCCCGAACGGCCACGCAGCTGGTTGTCGATGCGGCGCGATTCGTGGCGTTCGGTCGCGATGATGCGCAGGCCGCCGAGCGACTTCACGAACTCGTGGTCCTTGGTCCATTCGGCGCGCACATGCTCGATGTCGGCCTTCTTGGCTGCTTCGTCGCGGCCCTCGTCGGCCTCGATCGCCTCGATCATCTTCTCGATGTTGCCGCCCAGCACGATGTCGGTACCGCGGCCGGCCATGTTGGTCGCGATGGTGATCATCTTCGTGCGGCCGGCCTGCGCCACGATGTCGGCTTCGCGGGCGTGCTGCTTGGCGTTCAGCACCTGGTGCGGCAGGCCCGCCTTCTCGAGCAGGCCGTCGATGATTTCGGAGTTCTCGATGGACGATGTGCCCACCAGCACCGGCTGGCCGCGCTCGTAGCACTCGCGGATGTCCTGGATGGCGGCTTCGTACTTCTCGCGCGTCGTCTTGTAGACGCGGTCGAGCTGGTCGTCGCGCTTGCTGATGCGGTTCGGCGGAATGATCATGGTCTCCAGACCATAGATTTCCTGGAACTCGTAGGCTTCGGTGTCTGCCGTGCCGGTCATGCCGGCGAGCTTGCCGTACAGGCGGAAATAGTTCTGGAAGGTGATCGAGGCCAGCGTCTGGTTCTCGGCCTGGATCTCCACGCCTTCCTTGGCTTCCACGGCCTGGTGCAGGCCGTCGCTCCAGCGGCGGCCGGTCATGAGGCGGCCGGTGAATTCGTCGACGATCACCACTTCGCCCTGCTGAACCACGTAATGCTGGTCGCGGTGGTACAGGTGACGGGCACGCAGCGCCGCGTTCAGGTGGTGCATCAGCGTGATGTTGGCCGGGTCGTAGAGCGACGCGCCTTCGGGCAGCAGCTTGAACTCGCCCAGGATGCGCTCGGCGTTCTCGTGGCCGTCTTCGGTCAGGAAGACCTGGTGCGTCTTCTCGTCGACCGTGAAGTCGCCGGGCACCGTGACGCCTTCGCCGGTGCGCGGGTCGGCTTCGCCTTCCTGCTTGGTCAGCAGCGGCACCACCTTGTTGATGGCCAGGTAGAGGTCGGTGTGGTCTTCGGCCTGGCCGCTGATGATCAGCGGCGTGCGGGCCTCGTCGATCAGGATCGAGTCCACCTCGTCGACGATCGCGTAGTTCAGGCCGCGCTGCACCCGGTCGCCGGGCTCGTAGACCATGTTGTCGCGCAGGTAGTCGAAGCCGTACTCGTTGTTCGTGCCGTACGTGATGTCGCTGCCGTAGGCCTGCTGCTTTTCCTCGCGCGGCATCTGCGGCAGGTTGATGCCGACGGTGAGGCCGAGGAAGTTGTAGAGGCGGCCCATCCAGGTCGCGTCGCGGCTGGCCAGGTAGTCGTTCACCGTGACCACGTGCACGCCCTTGCCGGTCAGCGCATTCAGGTACACCGGCAGCGTGGCGGTCAGCGTCTTGCCTTCGCCGGTGCGCATTTCGGAAATCTTGCCGTTGTGCAGCGCCATGCCGCCCAGCAGTTGCACGTCGAAGTGGCGCATCTTCATGACGCGCTTGGAGC
This region includes:
- the zapD gene encoding cell division protein ZapD — translated: MILYEYPFNERIRTYLRLEHLFRRLGELVPAESPLSHHYALITIFEIMDVAARADLKADVLRDLDKHKTVFNSYRGNPAIAEAVLDQVVSQLERNFTTLNGVAGKAGQALTENEWLMSIRSRAGIPGGTCEFDLPAYYAWQHRPPASRRADLERWSNTLSPLASSIYLLLKLLRDADVPYKVIATNGQFQQNLPQGRSFQLLRLRIDPKLGLIPEISGNRLMVSVRLMRHDKDDRLHQSSDDAPFELTLCA
- a CDS encoding DNA gyrase inhibitor YacG, giving the protein MTAVNDKGERIVRCPTCGGDSIYAPSNAYRPFCSARCKGIDLGAWASEEFRMPAEAPPDDEPFGDPKIQ
- a CDS encoding acyltransferase family protein: MHPKYRPDIDGLRAIAVGSVLVYHAFPSLLPGGFIGVDIFFVISGFLITTILLQSLAAGDFSYRDFYARRIRRIFPALLLVLLATLAFGWYVLLPGEFSQLGKQITGGAAFFANLVFLGESGYFDATAETKPLLHLWSLGIEEQFYIFWPLLLGLAWRKRWPILRVTLAVAAISFLINVLTVQPHRAAAFYSPLSRAWELMAGGLLAAMRLQAANGSADSRPWVRHVQSIVGVGLIVLGLVMTRSTKAFPGWWALLPVLGAASCIAAGPSGVLNRYLLSNRLMVWIGLISYPLYLWHWPLLSYARIIEGGEPSLELRVALVVAAIVLAWGTYRFVERFVKLHLSTGLLRGLAGGGAALALAGVLVFLGMPSPRNASQALQAVADATQEDNYYDGFQEDTLGGQFVYRTGQGKHNVLLIGDSHVEQYAPRALELVRTEPAKARTVYFATKGSCPPVPGLFSRLDAGGDCGERRAAVLELALQPQIDTVVLGACWSCYFTGTGLLVNYFLDDRKAAHPFVSGDGVDLSLKSLGEVLKRVSARKKVYLVLGNPVGLDFDPLKQIQGDRLGTMTASSGRLTAPVPQDQAELNARLKQVALANGAQVIEPFDSLCASGACIRSMPDDDSPAYKDIGHLRPRYTRNFATYIDPALLDEDANGK
- a CDS encoding acyltransferase family protein, with amino-acid sequence MHPKYRPDIDGLRAVAVASVVLYHAFPSLLPGGFIGVDIFFVISGFLITTIILQSLAAGDFSFKDFYARRVRRIFPALAIVLLVTLCAGWYLLLSDEFAELGTQTVGGAGFVANLVFWGEAGYFDTAAETKPLLHLWSLGIEEQFYIFWPLLLGLAWRRQWPIVRVILGIAAISLLVNVATVHPFPTASFYSPASRFWELMVGGILACMRLRPPNPSPWRSHLQSVLGIGLIVLGLVMIRAIKAFPGWWALLPTLGAMSCIAAGPTGVLNRYLLSNRVMVWIGLISYPLYLWHWPLLVYVRLVENDPLHHSVTARIAAVIASVVLAWATYRFVERFVRRRQTTGVLRGLVVSMLVLALAGAVVSFGVPSPRNNNAQLQAVANAAVDADYYGGLTRDMVGDQRVYKAGTGVADTFFVGDSHVQQYAPRALAVTQAFPEDTRTAYFATLGSCPPVPGVFADKNVDCPERRNKTLAFAYDPQVKTVVIGGCWNCYFLDSGALDYYFRGPDGVVHPFQSGDGIARSLASLEALLHDLSQKKKVYLLLDNPGGEHFTPRRLIQGNRLRHITAAPTTPTAPLPANQKQLNDRLLEIAAASGAEPINAVATLCKDNECQRTMPDGDPSYKDGDHLRLEFTRDHATYIDRVLRKSDVAQPVR
- a CDS encoding NUDIX domain-containing protein, with amino-acid sequence MSEPRKHTEVAVGVLIRLSDDALLLSTRPEGKAYAGYWEFPGGKIEAGETVEQALRRELQEELGITIDGAEVWKITEHDYPHALVRLHWCKVTAWSGEFEMREGQQMAWQQLPLEVTPVLPGALPVLQWLSEERGLPFAQQDAA
- a CDS encoding ATP-binding protein — encoded protein: MNEQFQKLIERAEQLINRIESILPQPLAEPTDWNASIAWRYRRRSSGHGVLEPVKHVAAMSLDSLKEIDVQKEKIARNTQQFVEGKPANNVLLTGARGTGKSSLIRACLQTYAPQGLRLIEVDKAELTDLPDIVEVVSQRPEKFIVFSDDLSFDEGEPGYKALKSILDGSIAASTPNVLIYATSNRRHLLPEYMKDNLSYTHTEDGEVHPGEVIEEKISLSERFGLWVSFYPFSQNEYLTIVGQWLSSFGADEAAIAAARPEALVWALERGSRSGRVAYQFARDYAGRSNA
- the argJ gene encoding bifunctional glutamate N-acetyltransferase/amino-acid acetyltransferase ArgJ, whose amino-acid sequence is MPVNLSAPDPAALFAVPGVRIGVAEAGVRKANRKDLTVVLIDEGAAVGGVFTQNRFCAAPVQVCREHLAANHGIRAMVINTGNANAGTGEDGLMRTRSTCIALARKLEISPEQILPFSTGVIMEPLPVDRIEAGLPAALADADANHWARAAEGIMTTDTIPKAFSQQAQVGGATVSITGISKGAGMIRPNMATMLGFMATDAKIDPSLVQPLARLLADASFNRVTIDGDTSTNDSFVVIATQKATNATITSLDSADGKALVSAMQNVARQLAQAIVRDGEGATKFITVQVEGGRNAAECKQVAYAVAHSPLVKTAFYASDPNLGRILAAVGYAGIDDLDQTGIDLFLDDVHVAVKGGRNPAYREEDGQRVMKQSEITVRIGLGRGDASETVWTCDFSHEYVTINADYRS
- the secA gene encoding preprotein translocase subunit SecA; its protein translation is MATNFLTQIFGSRNDRLLKQYRKTVERINALEPEFEKLSDEALRAKTQEFKDRIAKGETVDALLPEAFATVREGSKRVMKMRHFDVQLLGGMALHNGKISEMRTGEGKTLTATLPVYLNALTGKGVHVVTVNDYLASRDATWMGRLYNFLGLTVGINLPQMPREEKQQAYGSDITYGTNNEYGFDYLRDNMVYEPGDRVQRGLNYAIVDEVDSILIDEARTPLIISGQAEDHTDLYLAINKVVPLLTKQEGEADPRTGEGVTVPGDFTVDEKTHQVFLTEDGHENAERILGEFKLLPEGASLYDPANITLMHHLNAALRARHLYHRDQHYVVQQGEVVIVDEFTGRLMTGRRWSDGLHQAVEAKEGVEIQAENQTLASITFQNYFRLYGKLAGMTGTADTEAYEFQEIYGLETMIIPPNRISKRDDQLDRVYKTTREKYEAAIQDIRECYERGQPVLVGTSSIENSEIIDGLLEKAGLPHQVLNAKQHAREADIVAQAGRTKMITIATNMAGRGTDIVLGGNIEKMIEAIEADEGRDEAAKKADIEHVRAEWTKDHEFVKSLGGLRIIATERHESRRIDNQLRGRSGRQGDPGSSRFYLSLDDPLMRIFAGDRVKAIMDRLKMPDGEAIEAGIVTRSIESAQRKVEARNFDIRKQLLEYDDVSNDQRKVIYQQRNDILDAGDLTAQIAGLREGCFTDLVRQYVPSESVEEQWDLAALENTLFTEWGIDMPLKKDVEAAEAIADEDIVEKVLQHANETFDAKVALIGQENFTQFERMVLLQSIDTHWREHLASLDYLRQGIHLRGYAQKQPKQEYKREAFELFGQLLDSVKNEVTRQLMTVRVQSGEQLEEAAEALESRGENVTNITYTAPTETGEVEVRVDEESQRRAAAAGAGALSAEALAFARVGRNDPCPCGSGKKYKQCHGKLT